In Candidatus Hydrogenedentota bacterium, one DNA window encodes the following:
- a CDS encoding gamma-glutamyltransferase, whose translation SKDYAASRVKLIDAEKANCDPSPGQPLPGAGDTIYLSAIDKEGNMVSLIQSIYLSFGSGVAVDGFGFHLHNRAGLFEFDESHPNALA comes from the coding sequence CCAAGGACTACGCTGCCAGCCGCGTGAAACTGATCGATGCGGAGAAAGCGAATTGCGATCCGTCTCCCGGTCAGCCGCTCCCTGGCGCCGGCGATACCATCTATCTCTCCGCGATCGATAAGGAAGGCAACATGGTGTCGCTGATCCAGAGCATCTATCTGAGCTTCGGATCGGGTGTCGCGGTGGACGGCTTCGGCTTCCATCTGCACAATCGCGCGGGATTGTTTGAGTTCGACGAAAGCCATCCGAACGCGCTGGC